One window from the genome of bacterium encodes:
- a CDS encoding serine hydrolase gives MNTNDLRELAANTRVSRESALALLACVAILALFIVIPSKPKSEAAPVVTAATSAPPDAYQNLPLQGKAAIVYDLTTNETLFAKNADAQLPLASLTKLLTVYAAVHELGLNTTITMTPEALSVDGVNGISGLSAGERFTLKDLASLTLTASVNAGATQLALSTAERGGKSPEDSLAAAASAAGLSETYALNGSGLDVSEAVSGGYGSARDVALLAGALLREAPSIAEATTRSSVSISSEAGKAHTLKNTNQGVIHTSSVLLSKTGYTDLAGGNLVVVFDAGIAHPVAVAILGSTQDARFSDVDTLVAATLAHFSGTASL, from the coding sequence ATGAATACGAACGACCTTAGGGAGCTGGCGGCAAATACCCGCGTATCGCGCGAGTCGGCGCTCGCGCTCCTTGCCTGCGTCGCGATACTCGCGCTTTTCATAGTGATTCCTTCAAAGCCTAAATCGGAAGCCGCGCCGGTCGTAACCGCGGCCACGAGCGCTCCTCCCGACGCCTACCAAAACCTGCCGCTTCAGGGGAAGGCGGCGATCGTGTACGACCTCACGACGAATGAGACGCTCTTCGCGAAAAATGCGGACGCGCAGCTCCCGCTCGCATCCCTCACGAAACTCCTCACCGTCTACGCCGCGGTCCATGAGCTCGGGCTCAATACGACCATAACCATGACGCCGGAAGCGCTTTCGGTCGACGGCGTAAACGGGATAAGCGGGCTCTCGGCAGGAGAGCGCTTCACCCTCAAGGATCTCGCTTCGCTCACGCTCACGGCGTCCGTGAACGCAGGCGCGACGCAGCTTGCGCTCTCGACCGCGGAGCGCGGCGGGAAGAGTCCCGAGGATAGCCTTGCCGCCGCCGCATCCGCCGCGGGTCTTTCCGAAACCTATGCGCTTAACGGGAGCGGGCTCGACGTGTCGGAAGCGGTCTCCGGCGGCTATGGCTCGGCACGCGACGTGGCGCTCCTTGCGGGGGCGCTCCTTCGGGAAGCGCCTTCGATCGCCGAAGCGACGACGCGTTCCTCCGTCTCTATTTCCTCGGAAGCAGGGAAAGCGCATACGCTCAAAAACACCAACCAGGGCGTGATCCATACCTCAAGCGTATTGCTTTCGAAGACCGGCTATACCGACCTTGCGGGAGGGAACCTGGTCGTCGTCTTCGATGCGGGAATCGCGCACCCGGTGGCGGTCGCCATTCTCGGTTCGACGCAGGACGCGCGCTTCAGCGACGTGGATACGCTCGTTGCCGCAACGCTCGCGCACTTTTCCGGTACCGCCTCGCTATGA
- a CDS encoding UDP-N-acetylglucosamine--N-acetylmuramyl-(pentapeptide) pyrophosphoryl-undecaprenol N-acetylglucosamine transferase — protein sequence MKIVFTGGGSGGHFYPIIAIAEAIHNQVREQRLVAPKLYYVGPSAFDEQALFGESITFIKSAAGKLRRYPSLWNITDLFVTAFGILWCLVTLFRIYPDVVVSTGGYMSVPTILAAHFLGIPIVVHESDAKPGRANLLASRYAARIAIAFDSAAAYFPKKAQPHVARTGIAVRSALWRLEPEGANQELGLDTSVPTVFIVGGSLGSKRINETVLSALPGLVESVNVIHQTGAAHIKEVEATAKVILEGDRNATRYHPVAYLSVRALQQAAGAATVVVSRAGAGTITEISLWKKPAILIPIPESISHDQRTNAYAYAHTGAAVVIEEANLAPHLLTSEVKRIALDKELSASMAEKGAGFADPDAAKLIAGEVLKIALSHEE from the coding sequence ATGAAAATCGTGTTCACCGGAGGCGGCTCGGGCGGCCATTTCTATCCGATCATCGCCATTGCAGAAGCGATACACAACCAGGTGCGCGAACAGCGCCTCGTCGCTCCCAAGCTGTACTACGTCGGCCCCTCTGCCTTCGATGAGCAGGCACTGTTCGGCGAGAGCATTACTTTTATAAAAAGCGCGGCGGGAAAGCTCCGCCGCTATCCTTCGCTCTGGAATATCACCGATCTCTTCGTAACGGCGTTCGGCATCCTCTGGTGCCTCGTGACGCTCTTCCGGATTTATCCGGACGTCGTCGTCTCGACCGGCGGCTATATGAGCGTGCCGACAATACTCGCGGCGCATTTCCTTGGTATCCCGATCGTTGTCCACGAGTCCGATGCGAAACCCGGAAGGGCGAACTTGCTTGCTTCCAGATATGCGGCCCGCATCGCGATCGCGTTTGACAGCGCCGCCGCCTACTTCCCGAAGAAAGCACAGCCGCACGTCGCCCGCACGGGCATCGCGGTGCGCTCGGCGCTCTGGCGGCTCGAGCCTGAAGGCGCGAATCAGGAACTCGGGCTTGATACGAGCGTGCCGACCGTCTTTATCGTGGGCGGCTCCCTGGGTTCCAAGCGCATCAATGAGACCGTCCTCTCCGCGCTTCCAGGGCTTGTCGAATCAGTGAACGTAATCCATCAGACCGGCGCGGCGCACATCAAGGAGGTCGAGGCCACGGCGAAGGTGATTCTCGAAGGCGACCGGAACGCGACCCGGTACCATCCTGTCGCTTACTTGTCCGTCCGCGCACTCCAGCAGGCGGCAGGTGCGGCAACGGTGGTCGTATCTCGCGCGGGGGCCGGGACTATTACGGAGATATCGCTCTGGAAGAAGCCCGCGATACTCATTCCTATTCCGGAATCCATAAGCCACGACCAGCGCACGAACGCCTATGCCTATGCCCATACGGGAGCCGCGGTCGTGATCGAAGAGGCGAATCTCGCCCCCCACCTCCTTACGTCCGAAGTGAAGCGGATCGCGCTTGATAAGGAGCTTTCCGCCTCGATGGCGGAGAAAGGCGCTGGATTTGCGGATCCCGACGCCGCAAAGCTGATCGCGGGCGAGGTTCTTAAGATCGCGCTTTCGCACGAGGAATAA
- a CDS encoding IS30 family transposase — MHTHLNRDRRVALAALKKAGMNQSRIAKELGVHRSTISRELLRNAQKNGRYHSICADRLARGRRKGSKRESRLLENDAGLETLVEALLDPLVSPELIAHELGISHETIYAWISRSRRDLLPRLPQRGKKRRRYGLKRSKKQGWTRQVRCIGERPEAGENWEGDTVKGRTRARLLAHVERRSLYTVADLMPNGTADSVHAVLKKHQKISGTVTYDRGSEFALWQMIERDTGAAIYFADPHHPWQRGKNENTNGRLRRMYPKRFDFGTIRQRDLDAVVSLMNHTKRKSLSWRTPCSLFRGECCDSD; from the coding sequence ATGCACACGCATCTTAACCGCGACCGCAGGGTCGCGCTAGCCGCTTTGAAAAAAGCGGGAATGAACCAGTCAAGAATCGCGAAGGAGCTCGGCGTACACCGCTCGACGATCAGCCGGGAGCTCCTGCGAAATGCACAGAAGAACGGTCGATACCATTCGATATGCGCGGATCGCCTCGCGCGCGGCCGAAGGAAAGGGTCGAAGAGAGAATCGCGCCTCCTTGAGAATGATGCGGGTCTGGAGACGCTCGTCGAGGCGCTCCTCGATCCTCTGGTATCTCCCGAACTGATCGCGCACGAACTCGGTATCAGCCACGAGACCATATACGCATGGATCTCGCGCTCAAGGCGCGATTTGCTGCCGCGGCTTCCGCAGCGCGGGAAGAAACGGAGACGATACGGCTTAAAACGCTCGAAGAAACAAGGCTGGACACGGCAGGTGCGCTGCATCGGGGAGCGGCCCGAAGCAGGAGAGAATTGGGAGGGCGATACCGTCAAAGGACGGACGAGAGCGAGACTGCTCGCGCACGTCGAGCGGCGAAGCCTCTATACGGTCGCCGATCTCATGCCGAACGGTACTGCAGATTCGGTGCATGCAGTATTGAAAAAACATCAGAAGATATCCGGTACGGTCACGTATGACCGCGGCAGCGAGTTCGCGCTCTGGCAGATGATCGAGCGCGATACCGGCGCAGCGATCTATTTTGCCGATCCGCACCACCCCTGGCAGCGCGGGAAGAACGAGAACACTAACGGAAGACTGAGAAGAATGTACCCGAAGCGTTTCGACTTCGGTACGATACGGCAACGGGACCTCGACGCCGTGGTGTCGCTCATGAACCACACCAAGCGAAAGTCCCTCTCTTGGCGGACGCCGTGTTCGCTCTTCAGGGGTGAGTGTTGCGATTCAGATTAG
- a CDS encoding SMC-Scp complex subunit ScpB yields MLTPPAAIEALLFASGEAMEKKEIGKLLKLSPEEVAMALEGLREQLAGRGVALIETAETAELRTSPEASEIVKALRAGELARDLGKAGLETLAIVLYKGGSTRSEIDWVRGVNSSATVRSLLLRGLIERVEDPEDKRRAKYRPTTEALAHLGLTSAGELPRYQELAALTEAASTPEAPAETA; encoded by the coding sequence ATGCTCACGCCTCCGGCCGCTATAGAAGCTTTGCTGTTCGCCTCGGGCGAAGCGATGGAGAAGAAGGAAATCGGGAAACTCCTTAAGCTTTCGCCGGAGGAGGTTGCCATGGCCCTTGAGGGGCTTCGGGAGCAGCTTGCCGGGCGCGGCGTGGCGCTCATCGAGACGGCGGAAACCGCGGAATTGCGCACCTCTCCGGAAGCTTCGGAGATCGTTAAGGCGCTTCGCGCCGGAGAACTCGCCCGGGATCTCGGGAAAGCGGGCCTTGAGACGCTCGCCATCGTGCTCTATAAAGGCGGCTCGACGAGAAGCGAGATCGACTGGGTGCGCGGCGTCAATTCCTCGGCGACCGTACGTTCGCTTCTTCTTCGCGGCCTTATCGAGAGAGTCGAGGATCCGGAAGACAAGCGCCGGGCGAAGTACCGGCCGACGACCGAAGCGCTCGCGCACCTGGGACTTACGAGCGCCGGGGAACTCCCGCGCTACCAAGAACTCGCCGCGCTCACCGAAGCCGCAAGCACTCCCGAAGCCCCGGCCGAAACCGCATGA
- a CDS encoding putative peptidoglycan glycosyltransferase FtsW, with translation MRSFSGDRTFLGIVTILALGGIAIFSSAALGLLARTGSAVSHEILSQAVLGLGGGIVAFIIARRVPLSFVRKAAPYAFLASLALTLLVFVPGLGTHANGATRWIDVGFTTIQPAEFLKIGVVLMMAWYLAKYARQLHDFTKGLLPFIVIVGIPALVLLMQPNTSTTLLIGSTAAVMYFAAGAPWRDFGVLLVLALVAGGAILFLRPYALERVMTFINPSENSLDSSYQIQQSLIAVGSGGLAGRGFGESVQKFNYLPEPDGDSVFAVFAEECGFIGAVLLVLLFAALAARGIVIAGESRDMFGGLIALGLSWLIAFQAFVNMSAMLGIIPLTGLPLPFVSHGGTALLVVLACAGLILNIAAHRKQTT, from the coding sequence ATGCGCTCCTTCTCCGGAGACCGGACATTCCTCGGGATCGTCACCATCCTCGCCCTTGGCGGCATCGCGATCTTCTCCTCGGCGGCGCTCGGTCTTCTCGCGCGGACCGGCAGCGCCGTCTCCCATGAGATTCTTTCGCAGGCCGTCCTCGGGCTCGGGGGAGGTATCGTCGCGTTCATCATCGCGCGGCGCGTTCCGCTCTCGTTCGTTCGCAAAGCTGCTCCGTATGCCTTCCTCGCGTCGCTTGCGCTCACGCTTCTGGTCTTCGTGCCGGGGCTCGGGACGCACGCGAACGGCGCGACGCGCTGGATCGATGTCGGCTTCACGACCATCCAGCCTGCGGAATTCCTCAAGATCGGCGTGGTGCTCATGATGGCGTGGTACCTCGCGAAGTACGCCCGGCAGCTCCATGATTTCACCAAGGGCCTTCTCCCGTTCATCGTGATCGTCGGCATCCCGGCGCTCGTGCTTCTCATGCAGCCCAACACCTCGACCACCCTCCTCATCGGCTCGACCGCGGCGGTGATGTATTTTGCGGCCGGGGCTCCGTGGAGGGATTTCGGCGTGCTGCTGGTTCTCGCGCTTGTGGCCGGAGGCGCGATCCTCTTCCTTCGCCCCTACGCGCTCGAGCGGGTCATGACGTTCATCAATCCGTCCGAGAACTCGCTCGATTCGAGCTATCAGATACAGCAGTCCCTTATCGCCGTCGGCTCCGGGGGCCTTGCGGGGCGGGGATTCGGCGAGAGCGTGCAGAAATTCAATTATCTTCCCGAGCCTGACGGCGACTCGGTCTTCGCGGTCTTCGCCGAAGAGTGCGGGTTCATAGGCGCGGTGCTGTTGGTGCTTTTGTTCGCGGCTTTGGCCGCGCGCGGGATTGTGATAGCGGGGGAGTCGCGCGACATGTTCGGCGGCCTCATCGCGCTCGGGCTTTCCTGGCTCATTGCATTCCAGGCGTTCGTCAATATGAGTGCCATGCTCGGCATTATTCCGCTTACGGGCCTCCCGCTTCCGTTCGTCTCCCACGGCGGTACGGCGCTCCTGGTGGTATTGGCCTGCGCCGGGCTTATTTTAAATATCGCGGCGCATAGGAAGCAGACGACGTAG
- a CDS encoding glutamate--tRNA ligase family protein, which translates to MVVTRIPPSPTGKLHIGTARTALFNYLYARNQGGTIVFRSEDTDRERSKREYEDEIVEGLSWLGLSWDSFSRQSEQAPRHQELLEKIIAEEKAYVSEEESKNEAGKRVEVVRLKNPGRSISFHDEIRGEITFDTAELGDFVIARAIDDPLYHFAVVADDLDAGVTHVIRGEDHISNTTRQILIQEALGAPRPAYAHLPLILDAKRAKLSKRNGDTVGLAEYRAEGFLPEALINYLALLGWNPGTTEEYFSLAELVERFSFDGVQKGGAIFDRTKLLSINQHWMRGLSDNEYIARGELKAPDEAKLRKALPLLRDRAKTFGEAREMLLGELACLFSAPTPEASQLKAKEPEGEGEAAKSHLRAARALVEGLSSFSSPEAIKEVLMPYADGIPKEAGGRGAVLWPLRYALSGQERSPDPFSLIHILGKEESLARIDTALGILE; encoded by the coding sequence ATGGTCGTCACCCGCATTCCGCCCTCGCCGACCGGCAAGCTTCACATCGGGACCGCGCGCACCGCGCTTTTCAATTATCTCTACGCCCGCAACCAAGGCGGCACGATCGTGTTCCGGAGCGAAGACACGGATCGCGAGCGGAGCAAGCGCGAATACGAAGACGAAATCGTCGAAGGCCTTTCGTGGCTCGGACTGTCCTGGGATTCCTTTTCCCGCCAGAGCGAACAGGCCCCGCGGCACCAGGAACTTCTCGAAAAGATAATCGCGGAAGAGAAAGCGTACGTGTCCGAGGAGGAAAGCAAGAACGAGGCGGGGAAGAGGGTCGAAGTGGTCCGGCTCAAAAACCCAGGCCGTTCGATATCCTTCCACGACGAGATCCGCGGGGAGATCACGTTCGATACCGCGGAACTCGGCGACTTCGTCATCGCGCGCGCGATCGACGACCCGCTCTATCACTTCGCCGTCGTCGCCGATGATTTGGATGCGGGCGTGACGCACGTCATCCGCGGCGAGGACCATATTTCAAACACGACGCGCCAGATACTCATCCAGGAGGCGCTCGGCGCACCCCGGCCCGCGTATGCGCACCTGCCCCTTATCCTCGACGCGAAGCGCGCGAAGCTTTCGAAACGAAACGGGGATACGGTGGGACTCGCAGAATACCGCGCGGAAGGTTTTCTCCCCGAAGCGCTCATAAACTATCTCGCGCTCCTCGGGTGGAACCCAGGAACGACGGAAGAGTATTTCTCCCTTGCCGAGCTTGTCGAACGCTTCTCATTCGACGGCGTACAGAAGGGAGGCGCGATTTTCGACCGGACGAAGCTGCTCTCCATAAACCAGCACTGGATGCGCGGATTGTCGGATAACGAGTATATCGCGCGCGGCGAACTCAAGGCACCGGATGAAGCGAAGCTCCGCAAGGCCCTGCCGCTGCTTCGCGACCGCGCGAAAACATTCGGGGAAGCCAGAGAAATGCTTCTCGGCGAGCTTGCCTGTCTTTTCTCCGCTCCGACACCCGAAGCAAGCCAACTCAAAGCCAAGGAACCGGAAGGGGAAGGGGAAGCTGCCAAAAGCCATTTAAGGGCAGCGCGAGCACTTGTGGAAGGGCTTAGCAGCTTCTCTTCCCCCGAGGCTATAAAAGAGGTGCTTATGCCATACGCCGACGGCATCCCGAAGGAAGCGGGCGGCAGGGGCGCGGTCCTCTGGCCCCT